A genomic stretch from Chroococcidiopsis sp. SAG 2025 includes:
- a CDS encoding polysaccharide pyruvyl transferase family protein, translating into MIHYIGGGYLNERWLEVIIYEYITISLARSFNPKIKVIGTGLGLGPFKSRASLVILKLFARKFHYLFVREIASLSIVKNLKLT; encoded by the coding sequence ATCATTCACTACATAGGCGGAGGATATCTCAACGAACGTTGGTTAGAGGTAATTATTTACGAATACATAACTATTAGCTTAGCACGTAGTTTCAATCCTAAAATAAAAGTTATTGGGACGGGATTAGGATTGGGACCTTTTAAAAGTAGAGCTAGTCTCGTAATTCTTAAGCTTTTCGCCAGAAAATTTCATTATTTATTTGTCAGAGAGATAGCATCTTTATCGATAGTTAAAAATTTAAAATTGACGTAA